The proteins below are encoded in one region of Pseudonocardia sp. DSM 110487:
- a CDS encoding tol-pal system YbgF family protein: MREMGGDGTGDAPDEAGRDDATVQISGVELSGVATQPRDEPEPEEVPAEEPVESSADEAEPAEPASSAAAAALLNLTGLGLGYLYLRRWLRATACIVIVALMAWIAFANDASGSPWLWRILAATWAVATAADAWGVARGLPRPATRVQWLRPVALGLVAVLAIVGAHIGYAGAARATYAAGLEAQGRADCVEASRSFDALTGPYELTLSRDVPAAAVRRAECTDFLGAEQSERTGALAAAVTAYQAFRRDHPGSLLEPFVREGTRRALLAWAVALRGAGDLDGAIARYGELLRELGGEQGTAQVREDLAATHVERASAARASMAGAAGGARVDAMRAAMDDLLLVGRELGDTQTAAGVPQAVLDTFAEANSAFAEGRFCDALPVLDYAITLPDAAGVAAVANGDRARSLSGCGLANFAAGDYTGATDRFQALMTDYPNDPGVPQARSALITAEVGRTAAAPLPLPAPIDAPASEPVLVYNATSSNVRVLVTGPTAQEVTLPGCPGCPVSYPVGTESCPGPAGKPSSTIRLRPGTYYVLQDREQVGPDDTVGEIAVKPGGGMLCVWVRDR; encoded by the coding sequence GTGAGGGAGATGGGCGGCGACGGCACCGGCGACGCCCCGGACGAAGCTGGTCGCGACGACGCGACCGTGCAGATTTCCGGGGTGGAGCTCTCGGGGGTGGCCACGCAACCGCGCGACGAGCCGGAGCCGGAGGAGGTCCCGGCCGAGGAACCGGTCGAGTCATCCGCCGACGAGGCCGAGCCGGCGGAGCCCGCGTCGTCCGCGGCCGCGGCGGCGCTGCTCAACCTCACCGGCCTCGGGCTCGGGTACCTCTACCTGCGGCGCTGGCTGCGGGCCACCGCCTGCATCGTCATCGTGGCGCTGATGGCCTGGATCGCCTTCGCCAACGACGCGTCCGGCTCACCGTGGCTGTGGCGGATCCTCGCCGCGACGTGGGCCGTGGCCACGGCGGCCGACGCGTGGGGCGTGGCTCGCGGCCTTCCGCGGCCCGCCACGCGGGTGCAGTGGCTGCGTCCGGTCGCGCTCGGGCTCGTCGCGGTGCTGGCGATCGTCGGAGCACACATCGGGTACGCCGGGGCCGCACGCGCCACGTACGCGGCAGGCCTCGAAGCCCAGGGCCGGGCCGACTGCGTCGAGGCGAGCCGCTCCTTCGACGCGCTCACCGGGCCGTACGAGCTCACGCTGAGCCGTGACGTCCCTGCCGCCGCCGTGAGGCGTGCCGAGTGCACCGATTTCCTCGGGGCCGAGCAGTCCGAGCGGACCGGTGCCCTCGCGGCGGCGGTGACCGCCTACCAGGCGTTCCGGCGCGACCACCCCGGCAGCCTGCTCGAGCCGTTCGTCCGCGAGGGCACGCGGCGCGCCCTGCTGGCGTGGGCGGTGGCGTTGCGTGGCGCGGGCGACCTGGACGGTGCGATCGCCCGCTACGGCGAGCTGCTCCGGGAACTCGGCGGCGAGCAGGGCACGGCGCAGGTGCGTGAGGACCTGGCGGCCACGCACGTCGAGCGGGCGTCGGCGGCCCGCGCGTCGATGGCCGGGGCCGCCGGCGGGGCGCGCGTCGACGCGATGCGTGCCGCGATGGACGATCTGTTGCTGGTCGGGCGGGAGCTCGGCGACACGCAGACGGCCGCCGGTGTGCCGCAGGCCGTCCTCGACACGTTCGCTGAGGCCAACTCCGCGTTCGCGGAGGGGCGGTTCTGCGACGCGCTCCCCGTCCTCGACTACGCCATCACGCTGCCCGATGCCGCGGGTGTCGCCGCGGTGGCGAACGGCGACCGCGCGCGCTCGCTCTCCGGGTGTGGGCTCGCGAACTTCGCCGCGGGTGACTACACAGGTGCCACAGATCGCTTCCAGGCGCTGATGACCGACTACCCGAACGACCCGGGGGTCCCGCAGGCCCGCTCGGCTCTGATCACCGCGGAGGTGGGCCGTACCGCGGCCGCACCGTTGCCGCTGCCCGCGCCGATCGACGCGCCCGCGAGCGAGCCGGTGCTCGTCTACAACGCGACCTCCAGCAACGTCCGCGTGCTGGTCACCGGGCCCACGGCGCAGGAGGTGACCCTCCCGGGATGCCCCGGCTGCCCGGTGTCCTACCCCGTGGGCACCGAGTCCTGTCCCGGCCCGGCGGGCAAGCCGTCGAGCACGATCCGGCTCCGCCCCGGCACCTACTACGTGCTCCAGGACCGGGAGCAGGTCGGGCCGGACGATACGGTCGGTGAGATCGCGGTCAAGCCGGGTGGCGGCATGCTGTGCGTGTGGGTCCGAGACAGGTAG
- a CDS encoding cytochrome P450, translating to MAATPPAVPDIMDPGLIADPVGGYGRLREQAPLVRGRTPDGTPAWFVTRQADVRTVLSDPRFVNGARSVPGVEVDSVRDKLVEMVGIPADLAHYFADSILDYDGEDHSRLRKLVSRAFTVRRISALRPRVEEITAGLLDRMSGLGEPVDLVAEYAYPLPITVICELVGVAEEERPAWHRWSSAFMQMRPDMMPAAAREMIDHVHEMIEHRRAEPADDLLTALVQVQEADGDRLSADELVSMVITLVIAGHETTAHLIGNATYALLTHPDQLDLLRADPTLWPGAVNELMRWCGPVQVARMRYAAEDVELGGVAIRRGEVVQPVLVSSNRDPREYPEAERLDVTRRPAGRGEGHVGFGHGLHYCLGAALARQEGEVALRALVERFPRLALASDEPEWVPAPGMRRLARLPVRLGPG from the coding sequence ATGGCCGCGACGCCACCAGCCGTACCGGACATCATGGACCCCGGGCTGATCGCGGACCCGGTCGGCGGCTACGGGCGGCTGCGCGAGCAGGCGCCCCTGGTGCGCGGCCGCACCCCGGACGGGACACCCGCCTGGTTCGTCACGCGGCAGGCGGACGTGCGCACGGTCCTGTCCGACCCGCGCTTCGTCAACGGCGCCCGGTCGGTGCCGGGTGTGGAGGTCGACAGCGTGCGCGACAAGCTGGTCGAGATGGTCGGCATCCCGGCCGACCTCGCGCACTACTTCGCCGACTCGATCCTCGACTACGACGGCGAGGACCACTCGCGCCTGCGCAAGCTCGTGTCCCGCGCGTTCACCGTTCGCCGGATCAGCGCGCTGCGCCCGCGCGTCGAGGAGATCACCGCGGGCCTCCTGGACCGCATGTCCGGACTCGGAGAACCCGTCGACCTGGTCGCCGAGTACGCCTACCCGCTCCCGATCACGGTGATCTGCGAGCTGGTCGGCGTCGCGGAGGAGGAGCGGCCTGCCTGGCACCGGTGGAGCAGCGCGTTCATGCAGATGCGGCCCGACATGATGCCCGCCGCGGCTCGCGAGATGATCGACCACGTCCACGAGATGATCGAGCACCGGCGCGCCGAGCCGGCCGACGACCTGCTCACCGCCCTGGTCCAGGTGCAGGAAGCCGACGGCGACCGGCTCAGCGCCGACGAGCTCGTCTCGATGGTGATCACTCTCGTGATCGCGGGCCACGAGACCACGGCGCACCTCATCGGCAACGCGACGTACGCGCTGCTCACCCATCCCGACCAGCTCGACCTCCTGCGTGCTGACCCGACCCTGTGGCCCGGCGCCGTGAACGAGCTCATGCGCTGGTGCGGTCCGGTGCAGGTCGCCCGCATGCGCTACGCGGCGGAGGACGTGGAGCTCGGGGGCGTGGCGATCCGCCGCGGTGAGGTCGTGCAGCCCGTGCTCGTCTCGTCCAATCGCGACCCCCGCGAGTATCCGGAGGCCGAGCGGCTGGACGTCACGCGGCGACCGGCAGGCCGCGGTGAGGGCCATGTCGGTTTCGGCCACGGCCTCCACTACTGCCTGGGGGCGGCGCTGGCCCGGCAGGAAGGCGAGGTTGCGCTGCGGGCGCTCGTCGAGCGGTTCCCCCGGCTCGCCCTCGCCTCCGACGAACCCGAGTGGGTACCGGCTCCCGGGATGCGGCGGCTCGCCCGGCTTCCGGTGCGGCTAGGGCCTGGGTAG
- a CDS encoding TetR/AcrR family transcriptional regulator translates to MAAPELRVERVLDSAAELLVRWGYQRVTIDDVARHAGIGKGTVYLHFRSKDALFLSVLIRVHREIVLRIADRMEADAREVLPSRLMRHVFEEMTADPVARSLYMGDAEVLGRLVHEAGDTLGEFIARRQQAAVEHIRLLADGGCLRPGLDAESALYAFSAVGTGFMVIDGMGTGIPQLDVAARADLLERTLAAALEVPDPPAAVLERIAPGIAQRYRALLVHIDDEWNRRVR, encoded by the coding sequence ATGGCGGCACCCGAACTGCGCGTCGAGCGGGTGCTCGACAGCGCGGCCGAACTGCTGGTGCGGTGGGGCTACCAGCGGGTGACGATCGACGACGTCGCTCGGCACGCCGGCATCGGCAAGGGCACCGTCTACCTGCACTTCCGGTCCAAGGATGCGCTCTTCCTCTCCGTGCTGATCCGGGTGCACCGCGAGATCGTGCTGCGGATCGCCGACCGGATGGAGGCGGACGCGCGCGAGGTGCTGCCGAGCCGCCTGATGCGGCACGTCTTCGAGGAGATGACGGCGGACCCGGTGGCGCGCTCCCTCTACATGGGTGACGCGGAGGTGCTCGGCAGGCTCGTGCACGAGGCCGGCGACACCCTCGGCGAGTTCATCGCGCGCCGCCAGCAGGCCGCGGTCGAGCACATCCGCCTGCTGGCCGACGGCGGCTGCCTGCGTCCCGGGCTCGACGCCGAATCCGCGCTGTACGCGTTCTCCGCGGTTGGCACGGGCTTCATGGTGATCGACGGGATGGGCACCGGGATCCCGCAGCTGGACGTCGCCGCGCGCGCCGACCTGCTCGAACGCACCCTCGCCGCGGCCCTCGAGGTACCCGACCCGCCTGCCGCCGTGCTCGAGCGGATCGCACCCGGCATCGCGCAGCGCTACCGGGCGCTGCTCGTACACATCGACGACGAATGGAACCGCCGCGTCCGCTGA
- a CDS encoding enoyl-CoA hydratase-related protein: protein MGDYEHLLVKQDGATVRITMNRPERRNTLTEAHMRELLDAFEAAGRSDATGIVLAGEGKAFSAGHDFADVAARDLAGVRDLLQLCTRLMRTIESVPQVVIARVHAIATAAGCQLVASCDLAVACESASFAIPGGKGGWFCHTPAVPVARNVGRKRLMEMAFTGDPIDARTAAEWGLINYAVPDAELDARVDELLARATRGSRFAKAVGKQTLYAQLDRPEADAYAIALEVMASMSQTPGAKEGMAAFMEKRQPVWPD from the coding sequence ATGGGCGACTACGAGCACCTGCTGGTGAAGCAGGACGGGGCAACCGTCCGGATCACGATGAACCGACCGGAGCGGCGCAACACGCTCACCGAAGCCCACATGCGTGAGCTGCTCGACGCCTTCGAGGCGGCGGGGCGCTCCGACGCCACCGGCATCGTGCTTGCCGGCGAAGGCAAGGCCTTCTCAGCGGGCCACGACTTCGCGGACGTCGCCGCCCGCGACCTCGCAGGCGTGCGCGACCTGCTGCAGCTGTGCACCCGGTTGATGCGCACGATCGAGTCGGTTCCGCAGGTCGTGATCGCCCGCGTCCACGCGATCGCAACCGCCGCCGGCTGCCAGCTCGTGGCGTCCTGCGATCTCGCCGTCGCCTGCGAGTCGGCTTCCTTCGCGATCCCGGGTGGCAAGGGCGGCTGGTTCTGCCACACCCCCGCCGTGCCGGTCGCTCGCAACGTCGGCCGCAAGCGGTTGATGGAGATGGCGTTCACCGGGGACCCGATCGATGCCAGGACGGCCGCCGAATGGGGTCTGATCAACTACGCGGTGCCCGACGCCGAGCTCGACGCCCGCGTCGACGAGCTGCTCGCCCGCGCCACCCGGGGCAGCCGGTTCGCCAAGGCCGTCGGCAAGCAGACCCTCTACGCCCAGCTCGACCGGCCCGAGGCCGACGCGTACGCCATCGCCCTCGAGGTCATGGCGTCGATGTCGCAGACGCCGGGCGCGAAGGAGGGCATGGCGGCGTTCATGGAGAAGCGGCAGCCCGTCTGGCCGGACTGA
- a CDS encoding transporter substrate-binding domain-containing protein, with amino-acid sequence MLSRRRLLALTVPAGALVACSRPAGSALERARADGAIRIGISGEHPYSYADADGRVTGAQPEVARIVLERIGVPGLDAVQVPFNELVARLRDGQFDLVAAGMSVTPDRCREIAFTRPDFVAFPAFLVHEGNPRRLESFRDVARSRARLAVLASAIEIDYARAAGVPDDQLEIVSSQSELFRAVADERVAAGALTRISLVDVLRRNPGSGLAVTDAVEPVVGGRPVVPGAAFAVRIGETDLLTAFDRELAAMQASGEWLRVTEPFGFTRENLPPPDLTTAALCRPA; translated from the coding sequence ATGCTCTCCCGACGGCGACTCCTCGCGCTCACGGTCCCAGCAGGCGCGCTCGTGGCGTGTAGCCGGCCCGCGGGCAGCGCGCTGGAGCGGGCCCGCGCCGACGGCGCGATCCGGATCGGGATCTCCGGCGAGCACCCCTACTCCTACGCGGACGCCGACGGCCGGGTCACCGGTGCGCAACCGGAGGTGGCCCGCATCGTGCTCGAGCGCATCGGGGTGCCAGGGCTCGACGCGGTGCAGGTCCCCTTCAACGAGCTCGTCGCCCGGCTTCGCGACGGGCAGTTCGACCTCGTGGCGGCCGGGATGTCGGTGACCCCCGACCGCTGCCGCGAGATCGCCTTCACCCGCCCCGACTTCGTGGCGTTCCCCGCGTTCCTGGTCCACGAGGGCAACCCGCGGCGGCTCGAGTCCTTCCGCGACGTCGCCCGCTCCCGCGCTCGGCTCGCCGTCCTCGCCAGTGCGATCGAGATCGACTACGCCCGCGCGGCCGGCGTGCCGGACGACCAGCTGGAGATCGTCTCCAGCCAGTCGGAGTTGTTTCGCGCAGTGGCCGACGAGCGCGTGGCCGCGGGGGCACTCACCCGGATCTCGCTGGTGGACGTGCTGCGCCGCAACCCCGGATCGGGGCTGGCGGTCACCGACGCCGTCGAGCCCGTCGTGGGCGGCCGCCCCGTCGTCCCCGGCGCCGCCTTCGCGGTCCGCATCGGGGAGACCGACCTGCTCACCGCCTTCGACCGGGAGCTCGCGGCGATGCAGGCCTCGGGCGAGTGGCTGCGGGTCACGGAGCCGTTCGGGTTCACGCGCGAGAACCTGCCGCCGCCGGATCTGACGACGGCCGCGCTCTGCCGGCCCGCCTGA
- the ehuA gene encoding ectoine/hydroxyectoine ABC transporter ATP-binding protein EhuA has translation MIVFDGVEKRFGDNVVLSDLAFTVAPGEHVTLIGPSGSGKTTILRLLMCLESVTEGTIQVAGKYLSHMERGGKLVPADEKHSREVRKRIGMVFQQFNLFPNMTVRGNLIEAPTRVLGLSKDEANARAKELLDLVGLGEKIDEHPSRLSGGQQQRVAIARALAMQPDVLLLDEVTSALDPELVAGVLKLLQDIGETTDITILCVTHEMGFARDFSHRVMMFDGGKVIEDAPPGKLFSEPENPRTQEFLKAVLAH, from the coding sequence ATGATCGTGTTCGACGGGGTCGAGAAGCGATTCGGCGACAACGTCGTGCTGTCCGACCTCGCCTTCACGGTCGCGCCGGGGGAGCATGTCACGCTGATCGGGCCGTCCGGATCGGGCAAGACGACGATCCTGCGACTCTTGATGTGCCTGGAGTCGGTCACGGAGGGCACGATCCAGGTCGCAGGCAAGTACCTGTCGCACATGGAGAGGGGCGGCAAACTCGTCCCGGCCGATGAGAAGCACAGCCGCGAGGTGCGCAAGCGCATCGGGATGGTATTCCAGCAGTTCAACCTGTTCCCGAACATGACCGTCCGTGGCAACCTCATCGAGGCGCCCACTCGGGTGCTCGGCCTGTCCAAGGACGAGGCGAACGCGCGGGCGAAGGAGCTGCTCGACCTGGTCGGGCTTGGGGAGAAGATCGACGAGCACCCGTCGCGGCTCTCGGGTGGGCAGCAGCAGCGGGTTGCCATCGCGCGGGCGCTCGCCATGCAGCCCGACGTCCTGCTGCTCGACGAGGTGACCTCGGCGCTGGACCCGGAGCTGGTGGCGGGAGTACTCAAGCTGCTGCAGGACATCGGGGAGACCACGGACATCACGATCCTCTGCGTCACCCACGAGATGGGCTTCGCCCGCGATTTCTCGCATCGGGTGATGATGTTCGACGGCGGGAAGGTGATCGAGGATGCGCCGCCGGGGAAGCTGTTCTCAGAGCCGGAGAACCCACGGACCCAAGAGTTCCTGAAGGCCGTGCTCGCGCACTAG
- the ehuD gene encoding ectoine/hydroxyectoine ABC transporter permease subunit EhuD: protein MGWDWSFAAEVLPALLQGLVLTLQLTVLGSLFAFSLGLVLAMLLRGPWPIAIVVRGFIEFVRSTPLLVQVFFLFYVLPDIGILIPPFATGVIALGLHYATYTADVYRAGIDAVPPGQWEAATALSLPRSRVWTGVVLPQAIPRVLPALGNYVISMFKETPILIAITLLDIVGWAREAGGRTFSYDEPYTIAGLLFLALSYPASLLVRRLERRVGTI from the coding sequence ATGGGATGGGACTGGTCATTCGCCGCCGAGGTTCTGCCAGCGCTCCTGCAGGGACTGGTTCTCACCCTGCAACTGACAGTGCTCGGATCGCTCTTCGCGTTCAGCCTCGGGCTCGTGCTCGCCATGCTGCTGCGTGGCCCATGGCCGATCGCCATCGTGGTGCGTGGGTTCATCGAGTTCGTGCGCAGCACCCCCCTGCTGGTGCAGGTGTTCTTCCTGTTCTACGTGCTGCCCGACATCGGGATCCTGATCCCACCGTTCGCCACCGGCGTGATCGCGCTCGGCCTGCACTACGCCACCTACACAGCAGACGTCTACCGGGCCGGCATCGATGCCGTGCCTCCTGGACAATGGGAAGCCGCCACGGCGCTCAGCCTTCCCCGGTCGCGGGTCTGGACCGGCGTCGTGCTGCCCCAGGCGATCCCGCGGGTGCTTCCGGCGCTGGGGAACTACGTGATCTCGATGTTCAAGGAGACGCCGATTCTCATCGCGATCACCCTCCTCGACATCGTCGGCTGGGCACGTGAGGCTGGTGGTCGTACGTTCAGCTACGACGAGCCCTACACCATCGCTGGGCTGCTCTTCCTGGCCTTGAGCTACCCAGCGTCACTGCTGGTCCGGAGATTGGAGCGCCGTGTCGGCACCATCTGA
- a CDS encoding amino acid ABC transporter permease, translating into MFDDIGTFLRVLTPGIPVTVMATVGGIALTIVLALAAGLGMLSPSRTVRVISRIYVEGLRGTSEVVQLFWIFFALPLLVGFQLVPIWAGILVLGLNHGAYGAEIVRGAIQSVPRAQYEGAMALSLSPTQRMRRVILPQAVVEMIPPFNTLFIQLLKSTALLSFVAINEITNLANQRLVSNFQQELPLVWLVVLVLYLLLALVITTVMRLLESAASARVGRKPSARARAAAKTTAGVV; encoded by the coding sequence ATGTTCGACGACATCGGCACGTTCCTTCGCGTGCTGACGCCGGGGATCCCGGTCACGGTGATGGCGACGGTCGGCGGTATCGCGCTGACGATCGTGCTGGCGCTCGCCGCTGGGCTGGGCATGCTCTCGCCGTCACGCACCGTGCGGGTGATCAGCCGGATCTACGTGGAAGGGCTGCGCGGCACCTCGGAGGTCGTGCAGCTGTTCTGGATCTTCTTCGCGCTGCCGCTGCTCGTCGGGTTCCAGCTCGTGCCGATCTGGGCGGGCATCCTCGTTCTCGGCCTGAATCACGGCGCGTACGGCGCAGAGATCGTGAGAGGCGCCATCCAGTCGGTGCCGCGGGCGCAGTACGAGGGCGCGATGGCGCTCAGCCTGAGCCCGACGCAGCGGATGCGCCGCGTGATCCTTCCGCAGGCCGTGGTCGAGATGATCCCGCCGTTCAACACGCTGTTCATCCAGCTGCTCAAGAGCACGGCGTTGCTGTCGTTCGTCGCGATCAACGAGATCACCAACCTGGCCAACCAGCGGCTCGTGTCGAACTTCCAACAAGAACTTCCGCTCGTGTGGCTGGTCGTGCTCGTGCTGTACCTCCTGCTGGCGTTGGTGATCACAACGGTGATGCGGCTACTCGAGTCCGCCGCGTCAGCCCGGGTGGGCCGGAAGCCGTCGGCGCGGGCGCGGGCAGCGGCGAAGACGACGGCAGGAGTCGTCTGA